One Terriglobales bacterium DNA segment encodes these proteins:
- the cofH gene encoding 5-amino-6-(D-ribitylamino)uracil--L-tyrosine 4-hydroxyphenyl transferase CofH gives MNRFIPLDRFFEVGWQQAVSRASAPVRATLEKVLSEADGGTLKREECRLLAFAKDDDLIALLACADRLREQIVGDVVTYVVNRNINFTNVCFVGCKFCAFAVGPRDADAYFLSPEEVAIKAVEAWERGATEVCIQGGLPRNLHPFYYRDLLHAVKTAVPEIHIHAFSPMEIAYGVELTGMRLRDYLAMLRDNGLDTLPGTAAEILDDEVRHVLSANKLSTAQWREVVTTAHQLGIRSTSTLMYGHRETPEHWVNQLLMLRDIQRETGGFTEFVPLGFVHQNTLLFHQGLSRAGPTLEEHLKIHALGRVMLAGAIPNIQVSWVKLSREISQLCLRAGANDYSGTLMEENISRLAGATSGQYLSPAELQERILELGRIPAERNTTYTRIRRIPVVPEAAREALPA, from the coding sequence ATGAACAGATTCATACCACTGGATCGTTTCTTCGAAGTCGGATGGCAACAGGCCGTTTCCCGCGCGTCGGCGCCGGTGCGTGCCACGTTGGAAAAAGTGCTGTCAGAGGCCGACGGCGGCACGCTGAAGCGTGAGGAGTGCCGGTTGCTGGCTTTTGCCAAAGACGACGATCTGATCGCGCTCCTGGCATGCGCCGACCGCCTGCGTGAGCAGATCGTGGGCGACGTCGTGACCTACGTCGTCAACCGCAACATCAACTTCACCAATGTGTGCTTTGTGGGGTGCAAGTTCTGTGCCTTCGCCGTCGGCCCGCGCGATGCGGATGCGTACTTCCTGAGCCCGGAGGAGGTCGCCATCAAGGCGGTCGAAGCGTGGGAGCGCGGCGCCACGGAGGTCTGTATCCAAGGCGGCCTGCCTCGCAACCTCCATCCCTTCTACTACCGTGACCTGCTGCACGCGGTGAAGACGGCGGTACCGGAAATCCATATCCATGCCTTCTCTCCGATGGAGATCGCGTACGGCGTAGAGCTCACGGGGATGCGCCTGCGCGATTATCTCGCCATGTTGCGAGACAACGGACTCGACACCCTTCCTGGCACGGCGGCGGAGATCCTCGACGATGAAGTCCGCCACGTGCTCTCCGCGAACAAGCTGAGCACGGCGCAGTGGCGCGAGGTGGTCACCACTGCTCACCAGCTCGGTATCCGCAGCACCTCGACCCTGATGTATGGCCACCGCGAGACGCCCGAGCACTGGGTGAACCAGTTGCTGATGCTGCGCGACATCCAGCGCGAGACTGGCGGCTTCACCGAGTTCGTGCCCCTGGGCTTCGTCCACCAGAACACGCTGCTATTTCACCAGGGTCTGTCGCGTGCGGGACCGACCCTCGAGGAGCATTTGAAGATCCATGCTTTGGGCCGCGTGATGCTGGCGGGCGCCATCCCCAACATCCAGGTCTCGTGGGTGAAGCTGAGCCGCGAAATCTCCCAGCTCTGCCTGCGGGCCGGGGCCAACGACTACAGCGGTACGCTAATGGAAGAGAACATATCGCGGCTGGCGGGCGCTACCTCCGGCCAGTATCTCAGCCCGGCGGAGCTGCAGGAGCGTATTCTTGAGCTGGGGCGCATCCCCGCCGAACGCAATACAACGTACACCCGGATCCGGCGTATCCCTGTCGTCCCCGAAGCGGCGCGCGAGGCGCTTCCGGCATGA
- the npdG gene encoding NADPH-dependent F420 reductase, producing MRGPIAIVGGTGPEGRGLALRWARAGKHVIIGSRDAERARTVAQEISTLAGDKARVEGMDNASAVKTSRTVVLTIPFTAQADTLKQLKDSFVPGAVVVDTTVPLAAGIGGKPTRTLGVWQGSAVQATAELLPEGVKLAAAFQNIGAKALLSDGPVECDVMVCSDDPHAKEVASELARAIPGVRAIDGGKLENARTVEQLTALLIQINMRYKSHSAGLRVTGLGIPEPEYRPHTKGASHGKDPGKVP from the coding sequence ATGAGAGGTCCGATCGCCATCGTCGGCGGTACCGGACCGGAAGGGCGCGGCTTGGCGCTGCGCTGGGCGCGCGCCGGCAAGCACGTGATTATCGGCTCGCGCGACGCCGAGCGCGCCCGCACCGTCGCCCAGGAGATCTCGACCCTGGCCGGCGACAAGGCGCGCGTCGAAGGCATGGACAACGCATCCGCCGTGAAGACCAGCCGGACGGTGGTGCTGACCATCCCTTTCACCGCACAAGCCGACACGCTGAAGCAGCTCAAGGACAGCTTCGTCCCCGGCGCGGTGGTGGTAGACACCACGGTCCCGCTGGCGGCAGGGATCGGTGGAAAACCGACACGGACGCTGGGCGTCTGGCAGGGATCCGCGGTCCAGGCCACGGCGGAGCTCCTGCCGGAAGGTGTGAAGCTGGCCGCGGCATTCCAGAACATCGGCGCCAAGGCCCTGCTCAGCGACGGGCCGGTGGAGTGTGACGTGATGGTGTGCAGCGACGATCCCCACGCGAAGGAAGTCGCCAGCGAACTGGCCCGCGCCATTCCCGGGGTGCGCGCCATCGACGGCGGCAAACTGGAGAATGCGCGCACCGTCGAGCAACTCACCGCTCTCCTCATCCAGATCAACATGCGCTACAAGAGCCACTCCGCAGGTCTGCGGGTGACGGGCCTCGGCATCCCCGAACCGGAGTACCGGCCCCATACGAAAGGAGCGTCCCATGGCAAAGATCCCGGAAAAGTTCCTTGA
- a CDS encoding PPOX class F420-dependent oxidoreductase, protein MAKIPEKFLDLFNKKAFGSLGTLMPDGSPQVTPVWVDCEGDTVLVNTAKGRQKDKNIQRDPRVAVTLIDPDNPYRYVEIRGRVVEATDKGAKDHIDKMAKKYLGVDKYPYAQPGEQRLLLRIRPEHVSSMG, encoded by the coding sequence ATGGCAAAGATCCCGGAAAAGTTCCTTGATCTCTTCAACAAGAAGGCGTTCGGCAGCCTGGGGACCCTCATGCCGGACGGCAGCCCGCAGGTGACGCCAGTCTGGGTGGACTGCGAGGGCGACACCGTGCTGGTGAACACGGCCAAGGGAAGGCAGAAGGACAAGAACATCCAGCGCGACCCGCGAGTGGCGGTCACGCTCATCGATCCCGACAATCCCTACCGGTACGTCGAGATCCGCGGCCGCGTGGTGGAAGCCACCGACAAGGGCGCCAAGGACCACATCGACAAGATGGCCAAGAAATACCTGGGCGTGGACAAGTATCCGTACGCGCAGCCCGGCGAGCAGCGCCTGCTGCTGCGCATCCGGCCGGAGCATGTCAGCAGCATGGGCTGA
- a CDS encoding HisA/HisF-related TIM barrel protein, whose amino-acid sequence MLIPSIDLMGGRIVQLVQGEKKALEFDDFEPWIERFSKFPLVQLIDLDAAMGTGSNRTLLKQFTQRLPCQVGGGIRSIEGAREVLGLGAKRVIFGSALLRDGEINIEFAKQAAADIGVENLVFAVDSKKGTVTTHGWRTPTAVPAETMMRALEPWCAAFLYTHVDSEGLLQGIPMDVVRALRRATRKPLIAAGGINSEEQIEELERMGVDAVVGIAIYTGRIKI is encoded by the coding sequence GTGCTGATCCCTTCCATCGATTTGATGGGCGGGCGCATCGTCCAGCTGGTGCAGGGCGAGAAGAAGGCGCTGGAATTCGACGACTTCGAGCCGTGGATCGAGCGGTTCTCGAAGTTTCCGCTGGTCCAACTGATCGATCTCGATGCCGCCATGGGCACCGGCAGCAACCGCACGCTGCTGAAGCAGTTCACACAGCGACTGCCCTGCCAGGTCGGGGGCGGCATCCGCTCCATCGAGGGCGCACGCGAGGTACTGGGGCTCGGCGCAAAGCGGGTGATCTTCGGTTCGGCCTTGCTCCGCGACGGCGAGATCAACATCGAATTCGCAAAGCAAGCTGCGGCCGACATTGGGGTCGAGAATCTGGTCTTTGCGGTGGATTCGAAAAAGGGGACGGTAACGACCCACGGGTGGCGCACTCCGACCGCGGTACCCGCGGAAACGATGATGCGCGCCCTGGAGCCCTGGTGCGCCGCGTTCCTCTACACTCACGTGGACAGCGAGGGATTGCTGCAGGGGATCCCGATGGATGTCGTCCGTGCCCTTCGCCGGGCCACGCGCAAGCCTTTGATCGCGGCCGGGGGCATCAATAGCGAGGAGCAGATCGAAGAGCTGGAGCGCATGGGCGTGGACGCCGTGGTCGGCATTGCCATCTACACCGGCCGGATCAAGATCTGA
- the hisF gene encoding imidazole glycerol phosphate synthase subunit HisF produces the protein MLTKRIIACLDVDRGRVVKGVQFQELRDAGDPAELAAAHSRAGADEVVLLDITATHEGRKTLIDAVRRAARELFIPFTVGGGIRSLEDAAGIIDAGADKVSINSAAVADPSLITRIAERFGSQAVIVAVDAKRVGDDYEVYISGGRKPTGRRASEWAREAEQRGAGEILLTSMDRDGTGAGFECELTSRVSEAVNIPIIASGGAGGPQHFVEVFARGRADAALAASIFHFGLNRITDLKEELRAAGVPVRLPC, from the coding sequence ATGCTGACCAAGCGCATCATCGCCTGCCTGGACGTCGACCGTGGACGCGTGGTGAAGGGCGTTCAGTTCCAGGAGCTGCGCGATGCCGGAGACCCGGCGGAACTGGCCGCCGCCCACAGTCGTGCCGGGGCGGATGAGGTCGTGCTGCTCGACATCACGGCGACGCACGAGGGTCGCAAGACCCTCATCGACGCGGTGCGCCGCGCAGCGCGCGAGCTGTTCATCCCCTTCACGGTCGGAGGCGGCATCCGATCTCTGGAAGACGCTGCCGGGATCATCGACGCCGGGGCGGATAAGGTCTCGATCAATTCTGCCGCGGTCGCCGATCCCTCGTTGATCACGCGCATCGCCGAGCGCTTCGGCTCGCAGGCGGTGATCGTGGCGGTGGACGCGAAGCGCGTCGGCGACGACTACGAGGTGTACATCAGCGGCGGACGCAAGCCGACCGGCCGCCGCGCCTCGGAATGGGCGCGCGAGGCGGAGCAGCGAGGCGCGGGCGAGATCTTGCTCACCTCGATGGACCGCGATGGCACCGGAGCGGGCTTCGAGTGCGAGTTGACGTCACGCGTGTCAGAGGCGGTTAACATCCCGATCATCGCATCGGGCGGCGCGGGCGGCCCGCAGCATTTCGTCGAGGTCTTCGCCCGGGGCAGGGCTGATGCCGCGCTCGCCGCCAGCATCTTCCACTTCGGGCTGAATCGCATCACCGATCTGAAGGAAGAGCTGCGCGCGGCCGGGGTGCCGGTGAGGCTGCCGTGCTGA
- the hisH gene encoding imidazole glycerol phosphate synthase subunit HisH, with product MIAIVDYRAGNIASVKKALERVGGESVITSDAGVIAQAERIVLPGVGHFAATRALDPLRLPITAAIRRGKPFLGICVGLQWMFAGSTEAPGISGFGLFAGEVSKFPPGVKSPHVGWNQISVRDGSRLLAGIPTGAFVYFTHSYRAPLCEGTIADCDYGGPFAAAVERDNVFGVQFHPEKSGDTGLEILKNFLAC from the coding sequence GTGATCGCCATCGTCGATTACCGCGCGGGGAACATCGCCTCGGTGAAGAAGGCGCTGGAGCGGGTAGGGGGCGAGTCCGTCATCACCTCGGACGCAGGCGTCATCGCCCAGGCTGAGCGCATCGTGCTGCCCGGGGTCGGGCACTTTGCGGCCACAAGAGCACTCGACCCATTGAGGCTGCCCATCACGGCAGCGATCCGGCGTGGCAAGCCGTTCCTCGGCATCTGCGTCGGTCTGCAGTGGATGTTCGCCGGAAGCACGGAGGCGCCGGGGATCTCGGGGTTCGGGCTCTTCGCGGGCGAGGTGTCGAAATTTCCCCCGGGCGTGAAGTCGCCGCACGTCGGCTGGAACCAGATCTCTGTCCGCGACGGGTCACGGCTGCTGGCCGGCATCCCGACGGGCGCCTTCGTTTACTTCACCCACAGCTACCGCGCGCCGCTGTGCGAGGGAACGATCGCCGACTGCGACTATGGCGGGCCGTTCGCGGCGGCAGTGGAGCGCGACAACGTTTTCGGCGTGCAATTCCATCCCGAGAAATCCGGCGACACCGGCCTCGAGATCCTGAAGAACTTTCTCGCATGCTGA
- the hisB gene encoding imidazoleglycerol-phosphate dehydratase HisB produces MRKATLHRKTNETDIRVTLNVDGRGRYQVSTGIRFFDHMLKLFARHGGFDLKLEATGDLDVDQHHTVEDVGIALGEAFDRALGAKKGILRAGYFLMPMDETLGLAAVDFGGRATAVVETRVRARLVGDLQAELVHDFFDGFARGARANVHARVQYGRSSHHKIEVLFKAFARALRAACWRDRRMRRVLPSTKGLL; encoded by the coding sequence ATGAGAAAAGCCACGCTGCACCGCAAGACGAATGAAACCGACATCCGGGTCACGCTGAACGTCGATGGCCGCGGACGTTACCAGGTCTCGACCGGCATCCGCTTCTTCGATCACATGCTGAAGCTGTTCGCACGGCACGGCGGGTTCGACCTGAAGCTTGAGGCTACGGGCGACCTGGATGTGGACCAGCACCACACGGTCGAGGATGTCGGCATCGCGCTGGGAGAGGCGTTTGACCGCGCGCTCGGCGCCAAGAAGGGCATCCTCCGCGCCGGGTACTTCCTGATGCCCATGGACGAGACGCTCGGCCTGGCGGCGGTGGACTTCGGTGGCCGCGCCACCGCCGTGGTGGAGACGAGAGTCCGCGCCCGGCTGGTGGGCGATCTGCAGGCAGAGCTGGTCCACGATTTCTTCGACGGCTTCGCCCGAGGTGCTCGCGCCAACGTCCACGCCCGGGTGCAATACGGCCGCTCCAGCCATCACAAGATCGAGGTACTGTTCAAGGCTTTCGCCCGGGCCCTGCGCGCGGCCTGCTGGCGGGACCGCCGCATGCGCCGGGTGCTGCCCAGCACGAAAGGACTGCTGTGA
- the hisC gene encoding histidinol-phosphate transaminase, translating to MLSARAAVRTLKEYHPPLGGREGLRLDFNENTVGCSPRVLEALRNLDPERLAKYPEREPVEQAVAEFLGIAPAQVLLTNGVDEGIHLLCETYLESGDEVIVAVPTFSMYEIYAAATGARVITVLAKEDFAFPTAEVLARITGRTRLIAFANPNNPTGRAASREDLLKIAAAAPDAALLVDEAYFDFYGQTVLDAASTAPNLFVARTFSKAYGLAGLRIGVLAGAAEQMKMVRRVSSPYNVNGVALACLPAALADREYIRDYVAEVGHGRERLEKELAELSVRYWPSQANFVLALIGAESGRFVGAMRERGILVRDRSSDPGCQGCVRMTLGSREQTDRLIAALRAVMAELKSAKVSA from the coding sequence ATGCTTAGCGCGCGCGCCGCCGTCAGGACGTTGAAGGAATACCACCCGCCGCTGGGCGGTCGCGAAGGCCTGCGCCTCGACTTCAATGAGAACACCGTGGGCTGCTCGCCGCGCGTGCTGGAGGCCCTGCGCAACCTCGACCCCGAACGCCTGGCGAAGTATCCCGAGCGGGAGCCGGTCGAGCAAGCGGTGGCCGAATTCCTGGGCATCGCGCCCGCGCAGGTGTTGCTCACCAACGGCGTGGACGAGGGGATCCACCTGCTGTGCGAGACCTATCTGGAGTCGGGGGACGAGGTCATCGTCGCCGTCCCTACGTTCTCGATGTACGAGATCTATGCCGCCGCGACCGGGGCGCGCGTGATCACCGTCCTGGCGAAGGAAGACTTTGCTTTTCCAACGGCGGAGGTCCTGGCAAGGATCACGGGCCGCACGCGGCTGATTGCATTCGCCAATCCCAATAACCCGACGGGCCGCGCCGCCAGCAGGGAAGACCTGTTGAAGATCGCGGCTGCGGCGCCCGACGCCGCGCTGCTGGTGGACGAAGCGTATTTCGACTTCTACGGCCAGACCGTGCTGGACGCGGCGAGCACAGCGCCCAACCTGTTCGTCGCCCGCACGTTTTCCAAGGCGTATGGTCTCGCCGGTCTGCGCATCGGTGTGCTGGCCGGTGCTGCCGAGCAGATGAAGATGGTGCGCCGGGTCAGCTCGCCGTACAACGTGAATGGCGTTGCCTTGGCGTGCCTGCCGGCGGCGCTGGCAGACCGCGAGTACATCAGGGATTATGTCGCGGAGGTCGGGCACGGGCGCGAGCGCCTGGAGAAGGAGCTGGCCGAGCTCAGCGTGAGGTACTGGCCGAGCCAGGCCAACTTCGTGCTGGCATTGATCGGCGCCGAGAGCGGGCGATTCGTGGGGGCCATGCGGGAACGAGGCATTCTCGTCCGCGACCGTTCCAGTGATCCCGGGTGCCAGGGTTGCGTGCGCATGACTCTGGGCTCAAGGGAGCAGACCGACCGGCTGATCGCGGCGCTGCGGGCGGTGATGGCCGAACTGAAGAGCGCGAAGGTGTCGGCATGA